In Vicia villosa cultivar HV-30 ecotype Madison, WI unplaced genomic scaffold, Vvil1.0 ctg.000637F_1_1, whole genome shotgun sequence, one genomic interval encodes:
- the LOC131630025 gene encoding heat shock cognate 70 kDa protein-like, with translation MAKKYKGPAIGIDLGTTYSCVAVWQGQNNRAEIIHNDQGNTTTPSFVAFTDSQRLIGDAAKNQAASNPANTIFDAKRLIGRKYSDSVIQNDIQLWPFKVVAVKDDKPEIIVKYKGREKGFCAEEISSMVLTKMREIAEKFLGSTVENAVVTVPAYFNDSQRKATKDAGVIAGLNVIRIINEPTAAALAYGLQKRTNCVEERNIFIFDLGGGTFDVSVLTIKNNVFDVKATAGDTHLGGEDFDNRMVNHFLMEFKRKHNKDLSANPRALRRLRTACERAKRTLSFDTEATVDIDALYEGIDFQSSLTRAKFEQLNFDLFEKCMKTVENCLTDSKINKSSVDDVVLVGGSSRIPKMQQMLQDFFMWKDLCFSINPDEAVAYGAAVQASLLCEDMKSSLNLVLRDVTPLSLGKSIRGDAMSVVIPRNTSIPVKKTKEFFTVEDYISYMSVKVYEGERLKASENNLLGKFNLSIPPAPRGHFPVKVCFTIDVDGILNVTAKEETSGNEKDITITSEKGRLTTHEIERMIQEAENFKAEDMKFMKKVEAVNGLDDYLYNMRKVMKDDSVTSMLNSIDKMKINSAMIKGKQLIDGKQDQETFAFVDFQRELENIFESAMKKINKGYSDEESDYDS, from the exons ATGGCCAAGAAATACAAAGGTCCAGCTATTGGAATTGACCTTGGAACAACCTATTCATGTGTAGCAGTTTGGCAGGGCCAAAACAATCGTGCAGAGATCATTCACAATGATCAAGGAAACACAACTACACCTTCTTTTGTTGCTTTTACGGATTCTCAAAGGTTAATTGGTGATGCTGCTAAAAATCAAGCTGCTTCAAACCCGGCCAACACTATCTTTG ATGCAAAGAGGTTAATCGGAAGGAAATATAGTGATTCTGTTATTCAGAATGACATACAGTTGTGGCCATTTAAGGTTGTTGCTGTAAAAGATGACAAACCCGAGATCATTGTTAAGTATAAGGGTAGGGAGAAGGGCTTTTGTGCTGAGGAAATTTCATCAATGGTCCTCACAAAGATGCGTGAGATTGCTGAGAAATTTTTGGGATCAACCGTTGAGAATGCAGTAGTTACCGTGCCTGCTTATTTCAATGATTCTCAGCGAAAAGCAACAAAAGATGCTGGTGTCATTGCTGGCCTCAACGTTATAAGGATAATCAACGAACCTACTGCTGCTGCTCTTGCATATGGCCTTCAGAAGAGAACTAATTGTGTTGAAGAGagaaatattttcatatttgatCTTGGTGGAGGAACATTTGATGTTTCTGTCCTCACTATTAAGAATAATGTGTTTGATGTCAAGGCCACTGCAGGAGATACTCATCTCGGAGGCGAAGATTTTGATAACAGAATGGTGAATCACTTTCTGATGGAGTTCAAGAGGAAGCATAATAAGGACCTTAGTGCAAACCCTAGGGCTCTTAGGAGGTTGAGAACAGCTTGCGAGAGGGCAAAAAGGACACTTTCATTTGATACCGAGGCCACCGTTGACATAGATGCCTTATATGAGGGTATTGACTTCCAGTCATCCCTCACTCGGGCCAAGTTTGAGCAACTCAATTTTGATCTCTTTGAAAAATGTATGAAGACTGTTGAGAATTGTCTTACTGATTCTAAGATAAACAAGAGTAGTGtggatgatgttgttcttgttgGCGGTTCTTCTAGAATTCCCAAAATGCAGCAAATGTTGcaagactttttcatgtggaagGACCTTTGTTTCAGCATCAACCCCGACGAGGCTGTTGCTTATGGTGCAGCTGTTCAAGCTTCTTTGTTGTGTGAAGACATGAAGAGTTCTCTAAACTTAGTTTTGCGAGATGTCACCCCGTTATCTCTAGGTAAGTCAATAAGAGGAGATGCTATGAGTGTGGTGATTCCTAGAAACACTTCCATTCCTGTTAAGAAAACAAAAGAATTCTTTACTGTTGAAGATTACATCTCCTATATGTCGGTTAAGGTTTATGAAGGTGAGAGATTAAAAGCCAGTGAGAACAACCTGTTGGGTAAGTTTAACTTATCAATTCCTCCCGCTCCTCGTGGCCATTTTCCTGTCAAAGTATGTTTTACCATAGATGTTGATGGTATTTTAAACGTAACGGCGAAGGAAGAAACTAGTGGGAATGAGAAAGATATTACAATAACAAGTGAAAAAGGAAGGCTAACAACCCATGAAATTGAAAGAATGATCCAGGAAGCTGAGAATTTTAAGGCTGAAGACATGAAGTTTATGAAGAAAGTTGAAGCAGTCAATGGTTTGGATGATTATCTTTACAACATGAGGAAAGTAATGAAGGATGATAGTGTTACATCAATGCTCAACTCAATTGACAAAATGAAGATCAATTCTGCAATGATAAAAGGGAAACAATTAATTGATGGCAAGCAGGACCAAGAAACATTTGCTTTTGTGGATTTCCAGAGGGAGCTTGAGAACATCTTTGAATCAGCGATGAAAAAGATCAACAAAGGCTACTCTGATGAAGAAAGTGACTATGATTCTTAA